A genomic window from Acinetobacter chinensis includes:
- the hpt gene encoding hypoxanthine phosphoribosyltransferase, giving the protein MTIDMKVMISAEEIQAKVHELGQQIDAHYASSDKELVLIGLLRGSVIFMADLCRTISKTHELDFMTVSSYGGGTVSSRDVRILKDLDGEIRDKDVLVVEDIIDSGNTLSKVLEILQTRGPNSIELCTLVSKPSRREIDLDVRFLGFEVEDKFIVGYGLDYDQKYRHIPFIGEIGL; this is encoded by the coding sequence ATGACTATTGATATGAAAGTGATGATTTCTGCTGAAGAGATTCAGGCAAAAGTTCATGAACTGGGTCAGCAGATTGATGCACATTATGCCAGCAGTGATAAAGAACTGGTGCTGATCGGTCTGTTACGTGGTTCAGTCATCTTCATGGCTGATTTATGCCGTACAATCAGCAAAACTCATGAGCTGGATTTCATGACAGTTTCCAGCTACGGTGGTGGTACTGTTTCCAGCCGTGATGTCCGTATCCTGAAAGATCTGGATGGTGAAATCCGTGATAAAGACGTCCTTGTGGTTGAAGATATTATTGATTCAGGCAATACCCTGAGCAAAGTCCTGGAAATACTCCAGACCCGTGGTCCAAACTCCATTGAACTGTGTACGCTGGTCAGCAAACCTTCACGCCGTGAAATTGATCTGGATGTCCGCTTTTTAGGTTTTGAAGTGGAAGATAAATTTATCGTGGGTTATGGGCTCGACTACGATCAGAAATACCGTCATATTCCATTTATTGGTGAAATTGGACTTTGA
- a CDS encoding GlsB/YeaQ/YmgE family stress response membrane protein, whose translation MWSLIVAIVVGFIAGLIARAIHPGEDKAGFIVTTVLGIAGSLLATYGGRLLGLYADNSAAGFIASVIGAIIILFVYNFVAKRT comes from the coding sequence ATGTGGTCACTTATTGTTGCTATCGTGGTGGGTTTCATTGCGGGCTTAATTGCACGTGCCATTCATCCGGGTGAAGATAAAGCAGGATTCATTGTTACGACTGTGCTGGGGATTGCAGGTTCTCTGCTTGCGACCTATGGCGGTCGTTTACTGGGGCTGTATGCTGACAACTCAGCAGCTGGTTTTATTGCATCGGTTATCGGCGCGATTATTATTCTGTTTGTCTATAACTTCGTTGCCAAACGCACATAA